In Hippoglossus stenolepis isolate QCI-W04-F060 chromosome 5, HSTE1.2, whole genome shotgun sequence, one genomic interval encodes:
- the cdhr5b gene encoding cadherin-related family member 5: protein MDVVQPHLTVRTSFILILLSLLQMSSGNYCSAPMPVLFAENNKVDDVVTTITVQPGVTLALRPPSNNLFKLRGNQLLAAMVFDYETEKRQTALITCTVTASGIERCLRRIPWDVEFMAVAQVLEVQEKLNILVLLENMNDNAPVFDQSLYRVNVSEMSPVGTTVGHFAATDLDQHNQLFYTLTSESQNSFELKSPTTPDLVIKSPLDYDTVKNEKLVLCAQDTPLTTSDNRTSFTATSTIMVTILDADNRPPWFQPCTKHEIGAAVICQSAGYTGSVIINEQENGVLPLKPGPLYAIDGDTGINEEMTYSFLSGNEENLFKINANTGNITMLKPAKALDTINLIVLAAQSKNGNQVATTTVSVQVKSHHHPQFQKPLYEGVVSSVGSMAMDGDKPLYIHATDEDYNGNPNPNIVYTINGSSDFSIISGYLFMTKDLQATTLSLQVVATDESNDQFDTAQLNVQVKSGLTTTSFPLSTTNIMTTTPIGESTTSSKTTEDVVSTTKPNVTTDSSISTTIPSTSASIISTTHPSISTATEGSVSTTKASMTTEGSVSTTKASMTTEGSVSTTKASMTTEGSVSTASTAHPPTVQDLISRSDFIIVSTGSYGQEDMIALGVTLGVLLLVCLVVIGVLSHRMRKGKADWKKIYEVSVFRSSLGQSSGGLKKGVQYTNEAFQNDEDGGSTGSSGPQGGVSTEAIVRSSLPLHALLPDDTNEAGLDTAENEKVKPILTKERRIEEGYKAVWFKEDIDPNAKEEVVIIPDRREDDSDEEDEPDNKTPKVNFDDTDLDSGLGVKMGDRPDDSDDDEAMTSDL from the exons ATGGACGTTGTTCAGCCACATTTAACTGTGAGGACGTCCTTCATCTTAATACTTCTGAGCCTGCTCCAAATGTCCAGCGGGAACT ACTGTTCTGCTCCTATGCCTGTGCTATttgcagaaaacaacaaagtggaTGATGTTGTGACAACGATAACTGTGCAACCAGGGGTCACCCTGGCGCTCAGGCCCCCCTCCAACAACCTATTCAAGCTCAGAGGAAACCAGCTGTTAGCTGCAATGGTGTTTGACTATGAG actgagaaaagacaaacagcactGATCACCTGCACTGTGACAGCTTCAGGCATTGAG AGGTGCTTGAGGAGAATCCCCTGGGATGTAGAGTTCATGGCGGTTGCCCAGGTTCTAGAGGTTCAGGAGA aactcaacattttggtacttctggAAAATATGAATGATAACGCTCCAGTCTTTGACCAAAGCCTCTACCGAGTCAATGTCAGTGAG ATGTCCCCTGTAGGAACAACAGTTGGTCATTTTGCTGCCACAGACCTAGACCAACACAACCAGCTCTTCTACACTCTGACATCTGAATCT CAAAACAGCTTTGAACTGAAGTCACCCACCACCCCAGACCTCGTCATCAAGTCGCCTCTCGACTATGATAcagtcaaaaatgaaaaattggtGTTGTGCGCTCAG gacaCACCATTGACAACATCAGATAACAGAACCTCTTTCACTgccacctccaccatcatggtCACCATCTTAGATGCGGACAACAGGCCACCGTGGTTCCAGCCATGCACCAAGCACGAGATAGGGGCAGCTGTGATCTGCCAGAGTGCTGGATACACTGGCAGTGTTATCATAAATGAACAAGAG AACGGAGTATTACCGCTGAAACCAGGACCACTCTATGCCATTGATGGAGACACCGGGATAAATGAGGAGATGACATACTCATTTCTTAGTG gaAACGAAGAGAATCTGTTTAAGATCAACGCAAACACAGGGAACATCACCATGTTGAAGCCGGCCAAAGCTTTGGATACAATCAATCTGATTGTGCTG GCTGCCCAGAGCAAGAACGGTAATCAGGTTGCCACCACCACTGTCAGTGTTCAGGTGAAGAGCCACCACCATCCACAGTTTCAGAAGCCTCTGTACGAGGGGGTCGTCAGTTCAGTGGGCTCCATGGCCATGGACGGGGATAAGCCGCTGTACATCCACGCTACAGATGAAGACTACAATGGG AATCCAAATCCTAACATCGTGTACACCATTAATGGGAGCAGTGATTTCTCTATCATTAGCGGCTATTTATTCATGACTAAGGATCTCCAAGCCACCACATTATCCCTACAA GTGGTCGCAACAGACGAGTCAAACGATCAATTTGATACAGCTCAGCTCAATGTGCAGGTGAAATCAG GTCTCACCACCACCAGTTTCCCTTTGAGCACCACAAACATTATGACCACAACGCCCATAGGGGAATCCACCACCTCCAGCAAGACCACTGAGGATGTTGTGTCCACCACCAAACCAAATGTGACCACTGACAGCAGCATCTCAACTACCATCCCCAGTACCAGTGCAAGCATAATCTCCACCACACACCCTAGTATTTCCACTGCCACCGAAGGCAGCGTTTCAACCACTAAAGCCAGTATGACCACTGAAGGAAGCGTTTCAACCACTAAAGCCAGTATGACCACTGAAGGAAGCGTTTCAACCACTAAAGCCAGTATGACCACTGAAGGAAGCGTCTCCACTGCCAGCACAGCTCATCCTCCCACAG TGCAGGACTTGATTTCACGTTCTGATT TTATCATAGTGAGCACAGGCAGCTATGGGCAGGAGGACATGATAGCCCTCGGTGTGACACTGGGTGTCCTGCTGCTTGTCTGTCTGGTGGTCATTGGTGTGCTCAGCCATCGCATGAGGAAAGGCAAAGCAGACTGGAAGAAGATCTACGAAGTCAGCGTGTTTCGAAGCTCT CTGGGTCAAAGTTCAGGTGGTCTGAAGAAGGGTGTCCAATACACCAATGAGGCCTTCCAGAACGATGAAGATGGAGGAAGCACAGGCTCTAGTGGCCCACAAGGGGGAGTGAGCACGGAGGCCATTGTTAGGTCTTCACTGCCACTGCACGCCCTCCTGCCAGATGATACCAATGAGGCGGGCTTAGACACGGCCGAAAATGAGAAGGTGAAACCCATCCTGACCAAGGAGAGGCGCATTGAGGAGGGATACAAGGCAGTTTGGTTTAAGGAGGACATCGACCCCAATGccaaggaggaggtggtgattATCCCAGACAGAAGAGAGGATGACAGTGATGAGGAAGACGAACCTGACAACAAAACCCCAAAAGTCAATTTTGATGACACAGATCTGGACAGCGGACTTGGGGTAAAGATGGGGGATCGGCCAGATGActcagatgatgatgaagcaaTGACCTCTGATCTGTGA